The following proteins come from a genomic window of Mauremys mutica isolate MM-2020 ecotype Southern chromosome 7, ASM2049712v1, whole genome shotgun sequence:
- the LOC123374391 gene encoding secreted frizzled-related protein 5-like yields the protein MDAANCRFPKLSVQWLLAVFIYLLTWGSPGVHGYFLRSSSRCMLIPRSMALCYDIGYSEMRIPNLLEHETMAEVIQQSSSWLPLLARECHPDARIFLCSLFAPICLDRFIYPCRRLCEAVRNSCAPIMACYGYPWPEILNCNKFPADHNLCISTITDESTSSRRTVPRASCRDCELEEASTAKEILENICANDFTVKIRISRKNTTSTISAFDLDSKLEVLKHGPLLWVEIHPKLQHWLDLDATCVHNIMRGTHTGVYVISGEVQNDKVVVNKAYAWHKKNRNLQLAVRRWKHHRCRA from the exons ATGGATGCAGCAAATTGCAGATTTCCCAAACTGAGCGTTCAGTGGCTGTTGGCTGTCTTCATATATCTGTTAACCTGGGGCTCCCCAGGAGTTCATGGGTACTTCTTGAGGAGCTCCTCCAGGTGTATGCTCATTCCAAGAAGTATGGCCTTGTGCTACGACATTGGATATTCAGAGATGCGCATCCCCAACCTGCTGGAACATGAGACTATGGCAGAGGTGATCCAGCAGTCTTCTAGTTGGCTGCCCTTGCTAGCCAGAGAGTGCCACCCAGATGCCAGGATCTTCCTCTGCTCACTCTTTGCACCTATCTGCTTGGACAG GTTCATCTACCCCTGCCGGAGACTGTGTGAAGCTGTTAGGAACAGCTGTGCTCCAATCATGGCTTGCTATGGCTACCCATGGCCTGAAATCCTGAACTGCAACAAATTCCCTGCAGATCACAACTTATGCATTTCAACAATCACTGATGAAAGCACTTCGAGCAGGAGAA CAGTGCCCCGAGCCAGCTGTAGGGACTGTGAGCTCGAGGAAGCCAGCACCGCCAAGGAGATACTGGAAAACATCTGTGCCAATGATTTCA CTGTGAAAATCAGAATCTCCAGGAAGAACACGACCTCCACCATCTCTGCTTTTGACCTGGACTCCAAGCTAGAGGTTTTGAAGCACGGCCCCCTCCTCTGGGTGGAAATCCACCCAAAACTGCAGCACTGGCTGGACCTAGATGCCACCTGTGTTCACAACATCATGAGAGGTACACACACAGGAGTCTATGTCATCAGTGGAGAGGTGCAGAATGACAAGGTGGTTGTAAACAAGGCCTATGCATGGCACAAGAAGAACAGGAACCTGCAGCTGGCTGTGCGGCGATGGAAACATCACCGGTGCCGTGCATAG